Part of the Amblyomma americanum isolate KBUSLIRL-KWMA chromosome 7, ASM5285725v1, whole genome shotgun sequence genome, TAAAGAAGCACCGGATTTGATCGTGCGAAAGGAAAGTGTCATGTCGAACAGAGACCGATGCTCGTAATACATTCCTAACACGACTTTAGTTTATTTTCTTAACTTATGACTGTTGCGCTAAGCCACTTCACCGTGTACAGGCTTAAAGTCATTGATGTCTCTTGGCAGGCGCTGTCCTTTCAGCGCTTTACCTGCCTGCTGTTTTGTGCGCTCGTCTTTTCGGGCTGACTCTCCGCACTGTGCAAGAACAGCAAGTCCAAACCAAAATATAGTTTCCATGTTAATATCGCATCCTTTCTGTACCTCATTTCAGGAATCAGAAATCCTTCACCCATACAGGAGAACTGCATTCCCGCTATTCTAAACGGGAAAGACTGCATTGGGTGCGCCAAGACGGGCAGTGGAAAAACGCTTGCTTTTGCCctgcctattcttcaaaagcTGTTCGAAGACCCGTATGGAATCTTCGCACTCATCTTGACACCAACCCGCGAACTGGCCTTCCAGATTTCTGAACAGTTCAAAGTTGTCGGTAAAGCAGCAGGGCTAAAGGTAAGAACACAAGGATCCCTGCTTCCCCTTGAGGCTTCCCAGCTTTGCCCTTTAAAGAGCATGGCTAGCCTCAAAATTAAATTAAGCTTACACGCGTCTCTTTCCTATCAAGGACTGTGTCATTGTTGGTGGTATGGACATGGTGACACAAGGACAGATCCTGGCTGAGAGTCCTCATGTTGTCGTGGCAACGCCCGGTCGGTTGGCTGATCACTTGGAGAGCTGCAACACGTTTACGCTCAAGAGGATTCGTTTTCTGGTGTTGGATGAAGCAGACAGACTGCTTGAAGGTCATTTCAATGAACAGGTGAGCACATTTGTCTTCTTTCTTAATGCCTGCCTGCATTTAATCATAATGGCATGGAAGTTAAGAATGTATATAGTCCTGAATCCGTTTCTCATAAGAATGCCTTCTGGCTTTGCAGTAACCAAGAAATGGAAAGAAGCCTAGCATTGCTGTATTTAAAGATTGCTTTCCAGAGATTTCAGAGATGGCTTCTTGTTGTTAAGCCTTTATAAATCGTTAATGCATACACAAAAGTAAAACACGGTCAAAGCATAAACAGCAGCTGCTTTCGCTGCATTTGGATCATGCTAAAAGCTTGACACGCTTTTGTGACTGATTGGCTTTCACATTAGACTTACAAGCCCTGCGTCAAAGGATCAAATCTTAGCCACATTTTGAACGAATGAATACTcatgcactgtgcgatatcagtccaTGTTAAAGACCCATAGGGGGTTGATACTAAACCGGAGCCCTCAATAGTGGCATTTTGTAAGGATCTTAAACCCCTCACTCCGAGCTAAAAATCTTGTGCAGAATGGTGGCTGCAGGGCATTCAGGCAAAAAATTTGTACTTGTAACTAACTGGCCACAAGCAGTGGTCGTGCAGAGATCTTACATGACTTGATTTTTGCTACCCCCTTTCTCCTTATTCTTTTCTGTTTCCACAGCTGAAAACAATATTTGCTGCGTTGCCCAAGAAGAGGCAGACATTACTGTTCAGTGCTACCATCACAGCCACCTTGGAGGAACTGCGCAACATTGCCATGACTGATCCTTTCTTCTACACAGCTCCATCAGATGTAGTAACGGTCGAAGAACTGGATCAACGTTATGTCCTGACGCCAGTTTCTGTGCGGGAAGCATACGTAGTGCACATTCTGCAGAAGTTTCTCGACTCCATGCCTAAAGGATCAGTGATTATCTTCACTGGCACGTGCAAGTATGTGGCTCTCTCTGTGCTAAAAATTTCTCCACCCACAGGGCCCAATAAGCAATAAAATATCAAGGTGAAGGGAGTTTTCTGAAAAAATTTTTCTATAGCTAATTGCATCTATTTTGGCTTAGAGGAAGCCACTGTTTCTTAATAAGAAACATCATAAATGAACAAAAACTTCTCCATGTGTGGGGGGCTCAAATCCATAACTGCCACTTCACTGGGTCCACAGCTGTATCAGCTAGTTAACCAGAAAACCAGCAGCCGGCAGTGTGAAAGTGGATTAATTGATGACTTGAAGCAAAGCATACTAATGCCACTTGTTTGATACTAGATCTCGATAACGACTGAATGGTCCCTCTGTGTCAACAGAGTTGTTCGTAGTAGGCAAATATTTGAGAGCAATGGAAGAGCGTTGGGGTCATTTCGTCCATTCCAGCTAAGTGCAataggacattgaaatcttgTTCGCCTTGCTTGTAAAGAAACTGCGCTAGGTCTGTCACTGGATTTCAGTTCTCGAGCAGTTTTCAGGTATGCTTGCCACTCAGCAGCTAAGATTAGCAAGTCTTGATTAAGTTCAGGTACGCTTGCTAACTCCAACCTGTATTCTGGTAGAAACCTGACCTGTAGTAGATCCTGCTTCGGCTATGGTTGGCCTGAACAGTTTGGGGTTTCATTATAATCTtaataatatttcttttaaaattttcccgGGGTCTTATAGCCTCCTCATGTTATATTTGTGCAAATAAGGTAAATCAGTCATTTTCTCATTGTTCTGTCATTCCTACTGATTTCTATTGCATCATTTGTATAAAAAATTAGAATTTGGTTGCCAACACAAAACTCCACAAAATATGCTTAAATCCATGATTATTCATGGAATTGCTGGAAACTGTGGGCTTACCCATGACCAACTGACTTCTGGGACATCTTGATGTAGAACTTAGGAGATACAGCTTCTGCCCTAGACAGCCACTAGTCCCAAGTTTGAGCCCCACACCGTGATTTCTTCAACTTTGCAGTTTGCTTCAAGATAACCATGTTGTTTGTTTTTCGACAAGTTTGCCACTAGGCATAGGTTTGGGATGAGGTGTGGAGATGTAGGAAAGAGCCGAGTTGGTTTCCTTCTGACCAGATGGCTACAGTTAGGTGGGATGCAGACTTCACTTTCATTAAACTTCCTCCACTTCAAACTTCCACATTTGCATAAAGCTTATCAGCTTAACGGTAGCGTTCAAGCTCCTAATACTTTGAGTTGTTGAGATTACTCTCATGCTTCTACGTTATTGTTGGCCCCTTGGTTGGCTTAGTTCATTTGTTGACTGCACTTGACAGGTGGTAGCCTGGTATTCAAGATGTACACTTTGATGAACATTTTTCAGTTGCGAAGTTTGTTTCAAGAAACCAAGATGGTTTTCCTTGAACTGTGATTAGTCTTTTATTATGCTGTACAACCAATATGAAACAGTTTATGCAGAATGGAATGCCCTCTTTTATATTCCGAAGTTCATAAATCTGGGCATTTGGCATACTTCATGTTTTACTGTTGAAAGTCCTGTCTTATGCTTGCTAACCTACTGGCTATGTATTATCTGCATACTTTGTGGTGTCCTTCTGATACTGACTGATACTGGCATGTGCAGATTTATAACCATGCACAAGCAAGAGAACATGATTTAACATTGACAGTGAACTTgcatctttctctttcttttttctgcattttAGGGGATGCCAGGTGCTGTCAATAGCCCTCAAATCACTTGGCTTTCCAAACGCACCACTGCATTCTCAGATGCCACAGAGGGTGCGACTTGCTTCACTTAGCACATTCAAGTCAAACACAACCCGTGTCCTAGTAGCCACTGATGTCGCCAGCAGAGGTAGGGAATTTACTTTTGAATTTCCTTCAGCACATGCACTGACCATGTTTGATGTGTGATATATACTGATATAAAATAATTTGGTATAAAATGATATCTTCTGGCGTGAAAGCCTAACTTAAGCCCTGCTTGTGTCAAAACTTGTATGTTGTCACGTGCATTTGACATTGCTGTGCAGTGAGGACAGAGTGCATTTGAAGGGACTCGGCTGCAGCAAAGGGCGGGGCACAGTCAACAATAGACCCTTTTCAAAACCACATTAGTTTGGCTTTCCAGCAAGAGGCACCACTGGCCGACAGTAAAATAAGACAAAGTTCTGAGCACACCTGCCAATGCTTAGCAGCCAGGCATAGTGTTGTCTCGAGAACCATGTCAACATCTCCTACATTGTAAAACACATGAGCTGCGTTTGCATTTGCTGTTTAAGAAAGAGGCTGTTCTGCCATTACTTGGGCAAGAAGCATTGCTGTGAAGCTGGCTTAATTAAGGGGTCTGTCGTCAGATTTGGCTGGCCATGGCTTAAAACCAGGCCGTTGTTTGCATGCATCCTTGTGCAGTCTAGTTCACCCAGTGGTCATAGTGACAGCTCGAGAAAATGCTGCAAACATAGCAGTGTATATGACCTTGCATGCCTCGCACCAAGATAGAAGACAAACACCAAGCATGAAGTCATTTAATGCAATCATGTTTTTGATTTTCAGTTGATTTTGTGTGTTGCATGCTACATTAACACCTGAGCTGCTACAATAAATTCTGAACAAAATGTCCAGTAATGCAGAATTTCTTTCAGGCCTCTGTCATGCTTGCAGCTGTTTTCTGTCAAAACTCGTATAGAAAATATGAAATAGAGAATATAGAAAAGCATGGAAGCCTGCCTTGTTTGTTGCTTGTCAAGCTACGACTTAGTGCTAGCTTCTTTTGCACAAACACTAGGAAAAATGCAAGTTTCAGAGTGATAGGGTCAGTATTTTGTGTAAGTCTACATGGCATCCAGCTCTGTGCAATAAGTAAATCTTACTGCTAGACTAGTTGGTTTATTATGCTATTTGAGGATGCATGTAGTGCAGTAGAGACGAAAAAAGACAGGAGATGGGCAggcaagcgcttgtcctgttgaTCTGCTGTCTTATGTGTTACATGCATTCCCGTATAGCTCTGCAATAAGTGTTTGTTATGCATGGTATCACTGCCAGATTCCTGGCAGCTATATTCTTCCTCAGCTCGACCACAGAAGTGTTGACGTCCTAACCCACAAGATGTCAATTTTGTGGAACTACCACTCTTAAAAGTGCCTTTGCTATGGCTTCTATGCCACGGCTCGTTGGACAGAAAAAGGGTTGCTGAATTTCATTAAACCCTTTCTCAAGACCTGTACGCCTTCAAGCACTCCACACCTTAATTCACCTGCAGGCTTGGACATTCCGTCTGTGGAACTGGTCCTCAACCACAATGTGCCTTCAGCCCCCAAGGACTACGTGCATCGTGTGGGTCGTACGGCACGAGCTGGCCGTGGGGGGAAGGCCATCACCCTCGTCACTCAGCACGACGTTCACCTGGTGGCTGCCATTGAGGAGCTAATCAAGACTAAGCTTGTGCTTCAGCCCACCAAGGGTGAGAGCCGGGCTCCTAAGAGGGCGTTATGTCGTCTGCGTGCCTTCCATCAAAAGCAGACAGGCTGCTTTATTCGCTCATAGAGGAATTGCGGGAGCACACTCTCGAGACTTCTGATGTGCACCCTGGCAGGTTAAGCAGAGGAGGATTATTGTCCTTCCCACTGAGTAAATTTTCAGCACCAGGAGCCATGCATCGTGCATACCGCAGCAATGACAGGCACTTTGTCGCCCACACAATTTTGGTGAAGTCTAAGTTATGACTGCAGGCAAGACTGCAGCGGGTCTGCTGTGTGCAGGCACATGGCCAGTTGAGACTCTATTCTCTCTTGAACGCAAGTGGGTTGGACCCACCCAGGTCCATCCTGGGTCGTGCATTGTATGATGTTAGTGCTAGGTAGAAGTAGGAGTAGCGTGTTCTGCAGTTTTAACTTTGCTCGCATTTGTTGTTGCACCGTGCCATATTCATTTGCTACTGTGCGAGTGATACAACCCTGCATGCATGCAACGCGCGAGTGGAGTTATGATGTTGCAGCATGCTCCATCAGGAGCAGCATGGAGCATGCtgcaacacctttttttttttgttgcaatgtTTTTTGCAGTTAAGGGATTAAAATGTTGGGGACAAACTGACTTGAGGACATGCTGCATCTCTTGCTGTGCCTGTGGCTTGAAGTCAGCCTTGACTGTTGTGCTATATATACTCTAaggcagcagggggcggcagaaagttaggtgggcggatgagattaagaagtttgcaggcatagggtgggcgcagctggcaaaggacagggttaattggagagacatgggagtggcctttgccctgcggtgggtgtagttaggctggtGATAATTATGATGATATACTGTGCAGACAGGTTACACCATCATCAGCCAGATCATGTTCATTgtaggacaaatgcctctcccaaaGCTGACTATTTACCCCATTTTTATGGGGGTTGCATTCTAGTTTAGCGATATCAAAGGGATATTAGTTTCAATGAAGACCTATTTGCTAGAGCAGCAGAA contains:
- the Dbp45A gene encoding putative ATP-dependent RNA helicase Dbp45A, which produces MAAPSEDGTAGATATTMCDVKPRRTVSFKDLKLNKWMIDQLDTLGIRNPSPIQENCIPAILNGKDCIGCAKTGSGKTLAFALPILQKLFEDPYGIFALILTPTRELAFQISEQFKVVGKAAGLKDCVIVGGMDMVTQGQILAESPHVVVATPGRLADHLESCNTFTLKRIRFLVLDEADRLLEGHFNEQLKTIFAALPKKRQTLLFSATITATLEELRNIAMTDPFFYTAPSDVVTVEELDQRYVLTPVSVREAYVVHILQKFLDSMPKGSVIIFTGTCKGCQVLSIALKSLGFPNAPLHSQMPQRVRLASLSTFKSNTTRVLVATDVASRGLDIPSVELVLNHNVPSAPKDYVHRVGRTARAGRGGKAITLVTQHDVHLVAAIEELIKTKLVLQPTKEPEVLKILTQVSVALREAEIRLDEQDFEERKLINWRKKLLLQGLDPDEVEAKKRKKQQQRLLHRKQKGKKAAKVKRAPEGESVQT